One Aliiroseovarius sediminilitoris DNA window includes the following coding sequences:
- a CDS encoding TetR family transcriptional regulator C-terminal domain-containing protein: MAKAGSTSGPTRIQREKRKTIFEAALDVFSEKGLRGATLDQIADAAGISKQNIVYYFTGKEAIYSELLESLLEEWVSPLRDLSEDGDPLEEILIYVSRKMEMSREMPRESRLFATEILHGAPRLGNMLTDDLKTLVDEKAAVIANWMVEGRLATIDPHHLIFSIWAMTQHYADFDLQVQAVLGPVRSDTRFEDAEAFIKHMLVRTLHP; encoded by the coding sequence ATGGCGAAAGCAGGATCCACATCCGGTCCCACCCGCATCCAGCGCGAAAAGCGGAAGACCATCTTTGAGGCCGCGCTGGACGTGTTTTCCGAAAAGGGATTGCGCGGAGCGACTTTGGATCAGATTGCCGATGCGGCCGGGATTTCAAAGCAGAACATCGTCTATTATTTCACCGGCAAAGAAGCGATTTACTCCGAACTTCTGGAAAGCCTTCTGGAAGAATGGGTCAGCCCCCTGCGCGACCTGTCTGAAGATGGCGACCCGCTGGAAGAAATCCTGATCTATGTGAGCCGGAAGATGGAAATGTCGCGCGAGATGCCGCGTGAAAGCCGCCTGTTCGCGACCGAGATCCTGCATGGCGCGCCGCGTTTGGGCAACATGCTGACCGATGACCTGAAGACGCTGGTGGATGAAAAGGCCGCCGTGATCGCCAATTGGATGGTCGAGGGGCGGTTGGCCACAATAGACCCGCATCACCTGATCTTCTCGATCTGGGCAATGACTCAGCATTACGCCGATTTCGATCTTCAGGTGCAGGCGGTGTTGGGGCCAGTGCGCAGCGACACTCGGTTCGAAGATGCCGAGGCATTCATCAAGCACATGCTCGTCAGAACGCTTCACCCTTAA
- a CDS encoding DMT family transporter: protein MALPPARQGHLAMLSFSALVSLSFSFGHIVAKDIAPAALNTVRFALAALVLFGLARVLRIPLRPVFTGFWRFGLMGGLMAVYFITMFEALRITTAVSTAAVFTLTPLMAAGCGLLIAGQRSGRWTLIALTIGAIGAVWVIFRADINALLRFELGRGEALFAVGALGHALVPALARKLASDVKPLQTSIGTVLGSLIVTGIYGAGDLMNTDFSSLRPAVWMVIGYLAVVTTAGTFFLVQYASQRLPASKVMAYTYLVPSWVVLWDFLFYGTTPPALLMAGVAATLLALAMLLKGEAF from the coding sequence ATGGCCCTGCCCCCCGCCCGGCAGGGCCATCTGGCGATGTTGTCGTTCTCGGCGCTGGTGTCGTTGTCGTTCAGCTTTGGCCACATCGTCGCAAAGGACATCGCGCCTGCCGCGCTGAACACGGTGCGATTTGCGCTGGCCGCACTGGTCCTGTTTGGACTGGCACGGGTGTTGCGTATTCCGCTGCGCCCGGTCTTCACGGGTTTTTGGCGCTTCGGGCTGATGGGCGGCCTGATGGCCGTCTATTTCATCACCATGTTCGAGGCGTTGCGCATCACCACCGCCGTATCGACGGCAGCAGTCTTCACCCTGACACCCTTGATGGCGGCTGGATGCGGGCTGCTGATCGCGGGGCAGCGGTCGGGGCGCTGGACGCTGATTGCCCTGACCATTGGGGCCATCGGGGCCGTCTGGGTGATCTTTCGTGCAGATATCAACGCGCTATTGCGGTTTGAGCTTGGGCGTGGCGAGGCGCTGTTCGCCGTCGGCGCGTTGGGTCACGCGCTGGTTCCAGCGCTCGCGCGGAAACTGGCAAGCGATGTAAAACCGTTGCAAACGTCGATCGGGACGGTGTTGGGGTCGCTGATCGTGACCGGTATCTACGGGGCTGGCGACCTGATGAACACCGACTTTTCGTCCCTTCGCCCGGCTGTCTGGATGGTCATCGGCTATCTTGCCGTTGTCACAACCGCCGGCACATTCTTTCTGGTCCAATATGCCAGCCAACGCCTGCCCGCCAGCAAGGTCATGGCCTATACCTATCTGGTGCCAAGCTGGGTTGTTCTGTGGGATTTCCTGTTCTACGGCACCACACCCCCTGCCCTTTTGATGGCCGGAGTAGCGGCCACCCTGCTTGCCCTTGCGATGTTGCTTAAGGGTGAAGCGTTCTGA